In Syntrophobacterales bacterium, a genomic segment contains:
- a CDS encoding pyridoxamine 5'-phosphate oxidase family protein: MRRQEKEITDRNLIDSIIRKSLVCRIALYDGEMPYIVPLSFGYDGTSIYLHSATEGRKIDILKTHPQVCFEFEADCEVIPAERACSFTMRYRSVIGYGSAHFLENSEEKLGAIRIILNQYTDKIFTMTKQDVVNIAVVRVDIDQIAGKQSRFNRDV; the protein is encoded by the coding sequence ATGAGAAGACAGGAAAAAGAAATAACCGATAGAAATCTTATCGATTCCATAATCCGTAAATCCCTGGTTTGCCGGATAGCCCTGTATGATGGGGAAATGCCCTATATTGTCCCTCTATCCTTTGGGTACGACGGCACGAGCATATATTTACACAGCGCAACCGAGGGCAGGAAGATCGATATACTTAAGACGCATCCCCAGGTCTGCTTTGAGTTTGAAGCGGACTGCGAGGTCATCCCCGCGGAACGCGCGTGTTCGTTCACCATGCGCTACCGGAGCGTGATCGGATACGGAAGTGCACATTTCCTGGAGAACAGCGAGGAAAAGCTCGGGGCAATCCGGATCATCTTAAATCAATACACGGACAAAATCTTTACCATGACAAAACAGGATGTGGTAAACATTGCCGTCGTCAGGGTTGATATCGATCAGATCGCGGGAAAGCAGTCCCGGTTCAACCGCGACGTCTGA